The DNA region CATGTCATGCGACCACCTCCCCGCCGGCCGCGCGGTACGCAGCCAGCAAATGTTCGATCTTGTTTTCGTGCTGACCGTAGCCGGCCCCCGGCAGACTGGCCCATACGTTCGAGACTTTTGCGACCGCCTCGCGGAACCGGCCTGCGTCGATCAACGCCAACGCACCGTGCTCGCGCAGCTGCTGCAGCGCATACCGGTCCTGCGAGATCGGCCCGAAGTCCGCCAGCTTCATCTGCGCCTGATAGATCCGCCACCACCGCGTGAGGATCTGATAGCGGCCGGCGGCCGTCGACGGCACCGGGATCTGTCGATTGAGCGCGTTCGGGTGCGCCGCGTAGCTGGAGAACAACAGCGGCCGCGACGCGGTCGAGCCGACCAGCACGTTGTAACCGTCGTCCGACTTCGCCAGCAGCGCCGAGCCGATCTCGCTCACCGCGATCGTGTCGAGAAACGCCACGCGGTTTTTTCCGCCAGCGGCCGCAATACTGATTCGCGCCATCGTCACTTCTCCCCGAACAGACGCTTCGCATTCCGGCGCAGCAGCACTTCGAGGTACTGCGACCCGACAATGCCAAGCGCGCTCCCCAGCCCGAGGAGCGCGATCGGCGGCAGATCCGGAATCTGCAACAGCGCGAGCCCCGCCACCATCGACGTTGCAGACCCCAACACGGCGCGGCCTGCAACGAGCCGAAACGTCAAATGCTCGCTGCCCACCAACACCTTCGCGATCCCAATCAATCCACCCATGATGACCAGCTCCAGAATCGTCCTTTCATGCTCTTGCATCGGCTCCCCTTCGCCCGATAAAAAACAAAGGCCGCCCCGGTTGCCCGTGAGCGGCCTTCAGTTACGATGCGCGACGCGTTACTTCGGCGCCGGCACCACCAGATCGATCTTCTTGCCCTTCTTCTTCCCGTGCCCGACCTTCGCTTTCCCCTTGTTCCCTCCATTCAATGTCACGACCGTATTCCATCCGCGTGATGCGTATGCATGCTCGACCGACTCGATCAGAAACTCGCCGTCCACGCCCTTCTTGAACCCCTTCAGCGCGATCGTCTTCTCGGCCGACAAATCTGCCCGGCCGCGCATCGTGAGGCGACTCGTCGACGTATGCCGATTGAGCGTCGCCAAGCGCGACGTCGCGCCCGCCTTCGCGGCCTCCGGACTCGCAAATGCATGGCGCTCGGTATGCACCGCGGACGCACCTGGTGGCGCATCCGGATTCGGGATCGTCAGGTCGATCTTCTTGCCCGTCTTGCGGTCGTGTACCTTGGTGCGAACGGCCGCGAAGCTCGCGCGGTCCGGGAAATTGATGTCGTAGTCGATCAGATCGTCGGGCGTGAGCGTCACGATCGGCAGCGGCTTGCCGTTCGCGCTCTTACCGCCACCGCGCGGCAGGACGATCAGCTTGCCGGCCTTGACCGTCGCAGTTGCACCGTACTGGCGAGCCACGCGCGTAATGAAATGCAGGTCGCTCTCGCCGAACTGGTCGATACGCGGCACGACGACATCGACGTCGCACGCGGCCGACCACTTGTTACGACGCGCGACGTCGCCGACGATATCGGCCAGCTTCGCGTTCGACCAGCTCCCGTATCGCTGCGTCTTCGACGTCGCACGCATGTTCGCCGGCTTGCCACGGATCACAACGCTCGCCGGTGGGCCGCGCACGCCGACCTCGTCAACGGCATACTCGCCGAGCATCGATAGTCCCTGCCCCTCCCATCCGATCGACACCTTCAACGTCGCGCCCTTCGGCGGAAACTCGATGCGGCCATCGCGATCGTCCAGCGTGATCGTGCACTCGTCTGCGTCTAGACCCGGTTTGTCGATCGCCCGGATCTCCAGCACCCGATCCTGAATCACCTTGGTCACGTCCGCGCCGTTCGCGATGACCTGAAACACTGCTTCCATCGCGTCTCCCTATGTCCAGAGCTGCACCGATTCAACGCGCGGCGCATCGAGATCCGGCATCAGGATCTCGACCCCGGCCGGGAACGGCTGCGCTCGATTCGCCAGTCCCGGATTCGCTTCGTACACTGCCTCGACAGTGCCCTGCAGCGTTCCGTAGAAGCGGTAGCAAAGCGTGTCGAGCACGTCGCCATCAGACGTTCTTAAAGTCTTCGCCATAGCGGCCGAACTCCACCGAGAATGTTTGCTTGCGCGGCAAGCCGTCCGAGAGCAGCGCGTCCTGCTCCTCTTCGATCGACTGCAACAACCAGCGGCCAAGCACGTCGCCGTCGCCCGTCGTGAGCTGCACGGGCTTCATGCGCCCGCCGATCTCGCGTAGCCGGTCGATCTGCTTCGTACCGGCCCCGAGCGCCGGGAATACGACGCCCGACAGCGCGATCGTCTCGCCCCCAACGCTCACCGGCTGCAGCGCCTCTTGACGGTTCAGACGCTCCTGAGACGCCACGCGATACCGCGTCGCGCGCCGCAGCTTGTCGTACGCAGCGGTCGACAGGTTGAAGTGGAACGCGTCGCCCGCTTCGCTCGTCATCGACATCATGTGCGGCGTGCTCGACGTCGCCCCGTTGGCCAGCCCCGACAGCATCGAGCCGACGCCCGTCGACTTGATCACGTCGATCACCGCCGAATCCTTGATACCGACCGCCGCGTTGAATTGATTCCACGCCCCACCGAGCGCCGACTTGACGCTATCGGCGGCAGCTCGCACAAGGGGGAAATTCGATCCGTCGATCGCCGTCAGGATCGAGCCGACCGACGCCTGTGCCGCGTTGAAGCTGCGCAACACCGTGCCGACTTGCGGAAACAGGTCGCCGGCAACCGACAGCGCACCCGACGCACCCGTCAGCAGCTCGGCCGCGCTGCTCAGATTGCCCGTCGCGAGACGCTGCAGCGCGTAGACCGTCGACATGCTCGCCGCGCGGTTTCGGTCGAATATCCGAACCATCTGCCGCACGCGCTCGGTTGCGATACCGGCCTGCGTCGCCGCTCCCGTGATCTGCCGAATCACATCCATGGTTTCCTCCTTTACATATGCGGCGCATCGAACATCGCCGTGCGGCTGTTCGCTTTGCGTTGATGCTCGTCCATCATGCGTGTCAGCATCGGACTGACCTGCGCGAGGAACTTGTTAGCCATGTCGGCATCGCTCGCTTCGACCTTCACGTGAAAGACCGGCGCGAAGGTGTTCTGCTGTTCGATACGCGGCCCCGATCGAGCGCCGATGCCGGCCGCATCCGGCACGAGCGCCTTCACTTTCGCGACCGCTGCGACGTTCGCAGGCGAATCGTCAGGCTTACGATCCAGCACCCTGCGCGAAACAGCGCTGAACAGCTTGTCGCCGGCAAACGTGCCGACCGCACCGCCAATCACACCGAGCACCGCCGAGCCGATCGGCCCGCCGAGCGCTCCGATCATTGCGCCGACCTTCGCGCCCATCACGCCACCGGCAAGGCTCCCGGCAATCCCCGCAAAGCGGTTCGCCTTCTGCGTGCTGGTGTCGGTGCTCGACGCGACGGCGTACGCTTCACGCGCCGCGAGGCCGAGCTTCAACACCGTGCCTGCCACGGCGAGCTTGCCGGCATACGGCGCAACGCGACCGAACAACGCACGCCCCGTATTGAAGATCTGCCCGAGCCTGCCGAACCGACCACCCCGAGCTGCTGCACGACGCGCAGCGCGCCCGGCTCGCTCACCCCCAGCCAGATCGCCAAGCCCGCCACCACCGACGCCAGCTCCCGGCAGGTTCACGACGAACACGCGCTGGACCCCGCCGCTTGCCGCTGCAGCTCCGCCGAGCGCATCGAGTGCCCGGCCGACGACGCCACCGGCGGCACGTGACCCACCCGCTGCAGCTCGACCGCCGCGCGCAAGCACGGTGCCGCGCGCGATGTCGAATGCGCCGCGTCCAATGCTCCAAAGTGCCCTCGCCCCACGAAACGCAAGCGCCGCGCCCGCGATGCCGACGACGGCTGCCGTCGCCTTCGGCGCAGCATCCGCAACGGACTGGATACCGCTGCCGAGACCTTTCGCCCCCTCGCCGATACGATCCGTGATCGGACGCAGGGCGTCGCCAATGCTGCGCATCGCGTCGTCCCACCGCTGCCCGACCTCACTCCAGATCTGCTTTGACGTCTCGCGACGTGCTTCGAGATCCTTCTGGATCTCGCCGCTCGCGTCCTGCGCGTTGCGCTTCAGGTTCGTGTACAGCTCGGCGTTTTGCATGTATGCCGTCAGCGCCGCCTTGACCTGCATGTCGTTGAACAGGTCGCCGGTCTTCATCGTCTCGGCGAACGCGGCCATCTGCGCCTGACGCTTGGCCGGGTCCATCTCCGAATTGAACTGCTTCGCCGCCGACGCGAGCTGCTTCGCCTTGGCGGGATCGACGCGCTCGATGTAAGCGCGGGCAAGTACGAACGACGCTTCCAGCGTTGACCAGCCTTTGCCGATCGCCTCGCGCATCTTGGCCTGATAGTCGACGCCGGCCTTCGCATAGTTGCGTTCGGTTTCGCCGGAGCCGATCTTCGAGAACCAGTTTTTCAGGTTGTTCGCGGCTTCGTCCGAACTACCGGCGGTCTTCATCTGCACCTGGAGCATGGCCCCGAGCTGCGTCACCGAGTCCTGCCCCGTGATGCCGATCTTCTTCATTTCGGCGAGTAGCACCGGGAACCACCGCGCCATGTCGACGGACTCGAACGACCCTTCCTTGCCGAGATAGGCGATCGCTTCGAGCGCCTTCGCCATCTGACGCGGGTCGACGATCTCCGCGTTCTGCTGCAGCGCTTGGATCATCTTCGCGGTCTCGACCGTCGTCGCACCTTGGCCGATCGAAAACTTCGCAACCAGCGGCGCGAAGTTGAGCGCGCGATTGAGATCCATCCCGCCCGCAACCATCTGGTTGACGGCATCAGCCAGGTCATTGCGGCCGATGCCGTTCGCCCCGGCGTCGCGTCGAATACGCGAGCCCATCGCCGCTTCTTCCTGCGTGCGCGCTATGCCGGCCTTGATCGCGATGTCGCGAATGATCGCCTGATAGTTCGCCGCGATCGTCGCCGGCACCGCGACCGAGGCGGTCAGCTTCACGGCATCACCGATCACGCCGCGTCCCGCCTCCCGACCAGCGGTCAGCCGCTCGTAACCGGACGCCTTCAGATCCAGCCCGCGCGTCGTCCGGCCGAGCCGCGCGTACGCTCGATCGAGCCGGTCGACCTCGATGCCGGCGTCCCGCAACGATTTCAGATTGCTGTCGAGCTTGCGACGGATGCCGTCCGCCGCGCTATCGCCCGCCAGGTGCAATCGGCGGAACTCGTCCTGCAGACGCATCGTCTCGCCGATCTGGCGCTGCCAGAGCCGCGAGTCGTTCGCCCGCTTTTTCATCGCATCGATCTTCGACGACGTGTCGGTAATCGCCTTGCCGAACGTCGCCGACACAGCCCCGCCGATCACGATGCCAAGCGCTAAGTCTTTCGCCATCCCGGCCCTCTCAGTCGGTCAACCACCAGAGCATGTCGTCGACCGTCATCTCGTCGATCGACGTCGGCGACATGCCGTATTCACGCACCAGCCGATTCGCCAGCGCCTTGAGCGTCTTTCGGTCCAGCTTTGCGTACGCGTCGAAAGGAGTAGTACGCGTCCTGCACGCGTTCGTAGTCGGCCATATCCATCGCGTCGAGATCGGTAGGTGCGACTTCGGCGAGCGACGCGAACAGGATCAGCTCCTGTTCCTCCGCATCGTTCGGTGCAAGCTTTTGCGCACCGCGCATGTCGCGCACCTTCGGCCGGCGCATCGTGAAGGTGTCGCACTCAACGCCGTTGAGATTGATCGGATAGTCGAGCTTGATCGTGACCTGTTCCATTGCGATTCCTGAAATGAAAAATGGCGAGCCGTCGGCTCGCCATTGATTGAACAAAGTAGCTTTGCAACGTGTTCGTCGAATGACCGGCACGTTGCACTTACATGCCGAGCCCCTTACGGACTTCCGCGAGCTGATCGACGCCGTTGATCACGCGCTTGCACGCGAAAATGTCGATCTCGTGCACGATCACACCCGCGACCTCCAGCTTGTAGTAGTCGCACGACACGCTGAATTTCGCCTCGACCTTGTCGCCGGGCTTCCAGTCGCCCGGATCGACTTCATACAGCATGCCGCGCAGATAGACGGCGGCATTCTTCGTCTTGCCGCTACGGTCCATGAACACCGCGCGGAACACGCCGTTGAAAGCGCCTTGATCCACCAGTCCGAAAAAGCGCAGCACCTCGTACTCCATCGTCGCCATCGCGAACGACGCGTCGAGCGGCTCCATGCCCTGATCGACCTTGACTGCCGCGTCCATCCCGCCCGCGCGAAAATCGTCCGTCTTGATCTTCAGCTTCGGTGGCGTCATGCTCGTCGCGCGCCCCGCGTAGCTCCGTCCATCCACGAACGTGTTGCAGTTGTATAGCGTTTCCGGAATCATCGCCCCTCCCTTAGATCTGGTTGTCGAGCACTTCGGTCAGCCACTGATTCGTGACCTCGAAGCGGAAAATCGGGTTTTCGGCCGGCGGGACATCCGTGAATCGGATATTCCAATACACCTTGCCGTCTTCGAGCTGGCTCGCCGTGTTCAACTCCGGATCCGGGTAGACCTCGAAATTGATTAGGGCGCCCTGACGCTTCAGGTCGCGCATGAACGCCTGCAACCCTTCGGTCACGTCACTGACGTACGTCGCCGTGATGCCGCGGTCAACCGCCCACTTGTGCCCGGCCTGCACCGCGTCCATCACGATGTCGAGCGTGCGCACCCGCGTGACGAACTTCCACTTCGGATCGGCCGACAGGGTGCGGTTCCCCCACAGGCGGAACCCGCCGTCGCGAATGATCGTCGTGACGTTCGCGTTGTTGAGCAGATTCGCGCGACACGTCTCGTCGCCGTCGAGGTATTCGATCGGTCGTGCCGTGCCCGTGATCTCCACGATCTCCTTGTTCGACGGCGATGCCCAGAACCCGATCTTCGCGTCGGTCTGGCAGAAGAGACCCGCCGCATACGACGACGCCGACATCGCGATCTCACCGTTCGTCGCGTTGTCCCATGCCTTCGCACCGGGGTCGACCATGTACAGGCGCTTGCTGCCGAAGTTCTTCGCGTACGCGATCGCGGCCTCGTCGTCGGTGTTCGGACCATCGATCACGGCGACGGCACGCAGCTTGCCGGCGAGCGAATCGGCCGCCGTTGCGACCGGCTGCTTCGACGTGTGGCCCGGGGCAATGAGCAAACGCGGCTGCGCGTTGTAGCGCGACTTTGCGTCGAGCAAAGCCTGCATGCCGGTGCGCGCACCACCCGCCGAAACGCCACCGATGATTGCCGACGTGAGCTGCGCGGCGTCCGCCGCCGCCGGCACACCAACCGCGATTACCACCGCGCTGCTCTGCGCGTAAATCGCACGGGCCGCGCGTGCAATCGCGCTTTTTTCACCGAACGCCTGCACGGCTTCGCGATAGCTCGTGAGCTGCACGGGCACATTCGGTTGCGCCAGATCGGCGCCGGGCGTGTAGGTATCGGTCATGCCAACGATCGACGACGACGGCACCGCGATCGTGCGCGGGCCGCTTTCGACGATCGCCGTCGTGATGCCGTGAAAAAATGAAGTCGCTGCCATGCGGATCTCCAGAAATGAAAAAAGCCGCTCGATTGAGCGGCTTAAGAAAACGGGACGGCGCGTTATCGCGCCGGGAAAGTTACTTTGTGTCGATCTCAACGTCCGGCGCGGTATCGCTCACGCTTGCGCTGTCGGCGGGCGTCGTAGTTGCAGCATCGGTGGCCATTTCGTCCTCACCATCAGCGCGGGCAGCCTCCTCTTCCTGCCGAGCAGCTTCCTCGGCTTCGCGAGCGGCTTTCTCCGCCCGTTCGGCCTCGACCGTGGCCAGCACGACGGCCGGATCAGGTTCGTCAGGCCACACGATGTCATTCGGGAAGGTAGGCAGATCCACCACGCGCACAAGTGCGACCTGATACGCGGCCCATGCGTCAAACATCGCCTCCTCGACGTCGGACAGCAGGCCCGCTGCTCGCGCGTCCATCTTGCCGAGATTCTGCTGACGCGCTTTCTCCATTCGCGCGTAGAAATCCGACATCGCAGCGGCTCGCACTCGCTCGGCGACAATCGCCTCGTCGACGACCCACGCGCCATCTCGCCAGACGTACTCGTCGGAGGGGCGCGGCAATTCGGTGAGCCCTTCACCGTCCGGGCTGATACCTGCGACCGTGAGCTCGCCGGGTTCGCCCGTATCGGTTCGATACAGGCGCACGCCACGATAGTCAGGACGCAGCACCCACTTCCCATCAATCCAGAAGGGCCAGGAACGCGTCGGCACTTCGGGAAGCGGTGTGAGCGTGCAGAAGGCCGGAACGAGATATCGCTCCGCGCTCATGGGATCGCGCTCGGCGAGAAAGCTCACCACGTAGCGCCCCGTCAGGTTGTCGTACTGATTGCAAAGCATGTTCTACCTCGATTTAGTAAGCGCGGATCATGACGAGCAGCGCAACGTTTCGCGGGCGACTCTCGTTGCCGCCATCCGCCCCGATACTGATCGTGTGCGAGTGCGCACCGGCCCCGCCGATTCCGACGTTGTGCCCGTGGGCCCCGTCACCGTTAATCGAAATGCCCGTTCCGCTGCCCGTGGTGCGCTTATCCCCTCGGCCACCGCCGTTCAGGTTTATTTCGCCGATGTAGCCGCCGCCAGACGCGACCGGAATGCCGTGGTCATGCCCAGGATCATTGATGCTGTGACCGTGCCATCCTTGCGAATCTGTCCATGCGCCGTGAGAGTGGT from Burkholderia ambifaria AMMD includes:
- a CDS encoding phage late control D family protein — translated: MEAVFQVIANGADVTKVIQDRVLEIRAIDKPGLDADECTITLDDRDGRIEFPPKGATLKVSIGWEGQGLSMLGEYAVDEVGVRGPPASVVIRGKPANMRATSKTQRYGSWSNAKLADIVGDVARRNKWSAACDVDVVVPRIDQFGESDLHFITRVARQYGATATVKAGKLIVLPRGGGKSANGKPLPIVTLTPDDLIDYDINFPDRASFAAVRTKVHDRKTGKKIDLTIPNPDAPPGASAVHTERHAFASPEAAKAGATSRLATLNRHTSTSRLTMRGRADLSAEKTIALKGFKKGVDGEFLIESVEHAYASRGWNTVVTLNGGNKGKAKVGHGKKKGKKIDLVVPAPK
- a CDS encoding phage major tail tube protein; the encoded protein is MIPETLYNCNTFVDGRSYAGRATSMTPPKLKIKTDDFRAGGMDAAVKVDQGMEPLDASFAMATMEYEVLRFFGLVDQGAFNGVFRAVFMDRSGKTKNAAVYLRGMLYEVDPGDWKPGDKVEAKFSVSCDYYKLEVAGVIVHEIDIFACKRVINGVDQLAEVRKGLGM
- a CDS encoding glycoside hydrolase family 24 protein — translated: MARISIAAAGGKNRVAFLDTIAVSEIGSALLAKSDDGYNVLVGSTASRPLLFSSYAAHPNALNRQIPVPSTAAGRYQILTRWWRIYQAQMKLADFGPISQDRYALQQLREHGALALIDAGRFREAVAKVSNVWASLPGAGYGQHENKIEHLLAAYRAAGGEVVA
- a CDS encoding phage tail sheath subtilisin-like domain-containing protein, with product MAATSFFHGITTAIVESGPRTIAVPSSSIVGMTDTYTPGADLAQPNVPVQLTSYREAVQAFGEKSAIARAARAIYAQSSAVVIAVGVPAAADAAQLTSAIIGGVSAGGARTGMQALLDAKSRYNAQPRLLIAPGHTSKQPVATAADSLAGKLRAVAVIDGPNTDDEAAIAYAKNFGSKRLYMVDPGAKAWDNATNGEIAMSASSYAAGLFCQTDAKIGFWASPSNKEIVEITGTARPIEYLDGDETCRANLLNNANVTTIIRDGGFRLWGNRTLSADPKWKFVTRVRTLDIVMDAVQAGHKWAVDRGITATYVSDVTEGLQAFMRDLKRQGALINFEVYPDPELNTASQLEDGKVYWNIRFTDVPPAENPIFRFEVTNQWLTEVLDNQI
- a CDS encoding phage tail tape measure protein, with product MAKDLALGIVIGGAVSATFGKAITDTSSKIDAMKKRANDSRLWQRQIGETMRLQDEFRRLHLAGDSAADGIRRKLDSNLKSLRDAGIEVDRLDRAYARLGRTTRGLDLKASGYERLTAGREAGRGVIGDAVKLTASVAVPATIAANYQAIIRDIAIKAGIARTQEEAAMGSRIRRDAGANGIGRNDLADAVNQMVAGGMDLNRALNFAPLVAKFSIGQGATTVETAKMIQALQQNAEIVDPRQMAKALEAIAYLGKEGSFESVDMARWFPVLLAEMKKIGITGQDSVTQLGAMLQVQMKTAGSSDEAANNLKNWFSKIGSGETERNYAKAGVDYQAKMREAIGKGWSTLEASFVLARAYIERVDPAKAKQLASAAKQFNSEMDPAKRQAQMAAFAETMKTGDLFNDMQVKAALTAYMQNAELYTNLKRNAQDASGEIQKDLEARRETSKQIWSEVGQRWDDAMRSIGDALRPITDRIGEGAKGLGSGIQSVADAAPKATAAVVGIAGAALAFRGARALWSIGRGAFDIARGTVLARGGRAAAGGSRAAGGVVGRALDALGGAAAASGGVQRVFVVNLPGAGVGGGGLGDLAGGERAGRAARRAAARGGRFGRLGQIFNTGRALFGRVAPYAGKLAVAGTVLKLGLAAREAYAVASSTDTSTQKANRFAGIAGSLAGGVMGAKVGAMIGALGGPIGSAVLGVIGGAVGTFAGDKLFSAVSRRVLDRKPDDSPANVAAVAKVKALVPDAAGIGARSGPRIEQQNTFAPVFHVKVEASDADMANKFLAQVSPMLTRMMDEHQRKANSRTAMFDAPHM
- a CDS encoding phage holin family protein, whose product is MQEHERTILELVIMGGLIGIAKVLVGSEHLTFRLVAGRAVLGSATSMVAGLALLQIPDLPPIALLGLGSALGIVGSQYLEVLLRRNAKRLFGEK
- a CDS encoding tail fiber assembly protein — protein: MLCNQYDNLTGRYVVSFLAERDPMSAERYLVPAFCTLTPLPEVPTRSWPFWIDGKWVLRPDYRGVRLYRTDTGEPGELTVAGISPDGEGLTELPRPSDEYVWRDGAWVVDEAIVAERVRAAAMSDFYARMEKARQQNLGKMDARAAGLLSDVEEAMFDAWAAYQVALVRVVDLPTFPNDIVWPDEPDPAVVLATVEAERAEKAAREAEEAARQEEEAARADGEDEMATDAATTTPADSASVSDTAPDVEIDTK
- a CDS encoding tail protein X, translated to MAKTLRTSDGDVLDTLCYRFYGTLQGTVEAVYEANPGLANRAQPFPAGVEILMPDLDAPRVESVQLWT
- a CDS encoding phage tail assembly protein, which produces MEQVTIKLDYPINLNGVECDTFTMRRPKVRDMRGAQKLAPNDAEEQELILFASLAEVAPTDLDAMDMADYERVQDAYYSFRRVRKAGPKDAQGAGESAGA
- a CDS encoding phage tail protein, yielding MDVIRQITGAATQAGIATERVRQMVRIFDRNRAASMSTVYALQRLATGNLSSAAELLTGASGALSVAGDLFPQVGTVLRSFNAAQASVGSILTAIDGSNFPLVRAAADSVKSALGGAWNQFNAAVGIKDSAVIDVIKSTGVGSMLSGLANGATSSTPHMMSMTSEAGDAFHFNLSTAAYDKLRRATRYRVASQERLNRQEALQPVSVGGETIALSGVVFPALGAGTKQIDRLREIGGRMKPVQLTTGDGDVLGRWLLQSIEEEQDALLSDGLPRKQTFSVEFGRYGEDFKNV